Sequence from the Thermodesulfobacteriota bacterium genome:
TAGACCTGGCTCTTCGGGTAGCAGCCCGAAAGGAGCGGGGCGGCTACGAGCAGCGCCGCAAGCGCGAGCAGCGCGACCGGCGGGACGATGCGGCCGAACCGTTTCGTCTTCATGTCCGTCTCCTCACTTCCCGAACCGGACGACGTCGTTTACGGCGAACCCGCTCCCGCTGAGGACCCGCGCGATCGAGGCGTCCTCCCCGAAGAAATCGACGACCTCGATCTCCCCTTTCCGGGGGCCGGGCCGCCTCCCGAGCGACATCTTCGTGTCGGGATCGATCACCTCTCTCCCCTCGCCGAACACGGTTAGCCGGTCGCCGGGCGCGAGGCCGGTCTTCTTCCCGGCGTTCACCGTGACCTCGGCCCCCTCGACGGAGGCCACCTTGCCGGTCCACTCGATCGACTCCATCTTCCGGATCATGTTGTCGATGAACTTTGAGACCGCCGCGCGGAACGCCTTCCCTTCCATCGTCTCGTCGTACCCGGTCCTCCCGCCGATCCCCAGCACCTCGGTGGAAGAGGTTTCATGGACCCCGCTGCCGCTCTCGGCGTAGATGATCCGCCCCGTCGTGGCGTCGATCACCCGGACGTCCACGGTCGCCTCGGCGGTCTGTGTCTTGCTCGCGCCGACCAGATAGGTCGCCGACTTCTGCTTCACGCCGAACTGCGACACCACACCGGTGACGATCGCGTTGACCCCCATCACCTCGCCCGACTTCGCTCCCGTCCCCGCCTTGATCGTGGCGGTCCTCGCCAGGTCCTGCTCGTCGAGGACCAGGTCGAGATCCTGCCTGGTGATCATGATGAACTTGTCGGAGCGTGCCAGCTCCGTGGTGAGGATGTCCTGGATGGCCGGGCCGAGCCGTCCGCGCCCGTAGGCGCTCTTGTCCTGGAACTTGACGACGGCGACGCGCAGCTTCGGCCCGTGCGACATGATTGGGGCCGCCGCAGGCCGCTTCACGTCCCGCATCTCGGCGGCGGGGGTCGATTCCCGGGTGGAAGGCCCGGTCACCGGAGGCGCCGTCGCGCACCCGGCGGCCGCGGCGCACGCGGCCAGGAAACCCGCCAGCAGCAGTCTCTTTCTCATCGTCTCGCTCCCTCCTCGATCGGGATGGATCACCTCGTTGTATTGTCCAACAACCCGCCCGGCAGCTTCCACGCGATGTTGGTTCCGACCCGGCGCGCGATCGGGGTCATCGGATTCAGGAGAAGGTTCCCCAGCCCCCGGGCGATGATCTCCGCGCCCAGGTTCCCTCCTCCGCCACGGACGACGTCCTGCCGGACCTGCCGGTCCTTTCCCTCCCACAGCAGGGCGCCGCCCTTCCCGTAGAGCCGGAAAGAGGCCGACACGGTCGCGGCGTTGTAGATCCCGGTGGTCGTCTTGTGGAACTCCAGCACTTCCCCGTAGAACACCCCCTCGACTCCCAGCGCCTTGCATACTTCCTCCGGCGTGGTCGTCGGGAGCTGTCCCCCGTAGCTGATCCCCAGCTTCTCCCGGAGCATCCGGTCGCTTTCGAGCACCGGCACGACGGCGTAGCCGCGTCCCGACACCCCCTCGGCGAAGGCGTCCCGGACGATATCGGACGCCGACAGATCGTTGCTCATGTTCTCCATCGGCGCCACCGCCACTTTCGGGCCCGCGGGAACGGGAGGGGGAGGAGTCGGGCGCACATCCTTCCGTCCGGCGCAACCGGAAGCCAGCAGCAGCGCGAAAAACGCCAGGACCGCCAGCTGGATACGGAGAAAAGCTCCGGCGGCCCCGACCGTCATCCTCACTCCTGCCAGTAGATGCAGCTCACCGGGCAAATGTCCATCGCCGCCTGGATCGCGGCCTCGTCCGCCCCGTTCGGGTCATACACCTCCGCGAAGCCTTCGTCATCCATGCGGAAGACGGAAGGCAGGGTCCTCGCGCACGCGGCGCAGGAGATGCAATCCCTTTTCTTGACGTACGGAACGCGCGCCATATTCAATCCTCCCCGGACGGATTTTCTCCGCGCGACCAGGACAGCTTGCCTTCCCGGCGGAGCTTCTTCAATGCGGCTTCCTCGCGGCAGGCGGCCCCCCGGCTTTCGAACGGCACGCACCGTAAAAGGGAGACCGGGGGATTCGCCCGCGTGAACGCCGCGCCCTTCCCCTCCCGGTGGGCCCGGAATCTCGCCTGCGGATCGCGCGCCGTGCCCGTGTAGATCTTCCCGCCGCGGCAGGCGATCATGTACACCCACCACGTCGTCATAGCGGTCCCTTTCTCCATTCGCCGCCCCATACCGTTTTTCCGCGCGGGCATTATATCATGGTGGTTTGGACACCCCGGGTCCCGACGCTCCGCGCGTTCGGGGGAAAAGGAGCGATTCCATGCCGGAATTCCATTACGAGAATCCGTTCCCCCTGGAACGGGACGCCACGCGGTACCGCCTCCTCACGAAGGAGTACGTCTCGGTCGGGACTTTCGAGGGAAGGGAGATCCTGAAGGTCGACCCGGAGGGGCTCGCGTTCCTCGCCCGGCAGGCGTTCCGGGAAGTCTCGTTCCTGCTGCGCCCCTCCCACAACGAGAAGATGGCGGCGATCCTGGCCGACCCCGAGGCGTCCCCCAACGACAAGGGGGTGGCGCTCGCGATGCTGCGGAACGCTGAGGTCGCGGCGGGCTTCGTCCTCCCGTTCTGCCAGGACACGGGGACCGCGACGATCGTGGGGAAGAAGGGGCAGCAGGTCTGGACCGGCGCCCGCGACGAGGAGTTCCTCTCGAAAGGCGTGTACGAGACCTATACCGAAGAAAATCTCCGGTACTCGCAGAACGCCCCCCTCGACATGTACGAGGAGATCAACACGGAAACGAACCTCCCGGCCCAGATCGACCTCTACGCGACGCCGGGGATGAAGTACGACTTCCTGTTCGTGGCCAAGGGAGGCGGGTCGGCGAACAAGATGTCGCTCTTCCAGGAGACGAAGGCGCTCCTCAACCCGGAATCGCTGGAAAAGTTCCTCGTGGAGAAGATGAAGGCGCTGGGTACGGCGGCCTGCCCACCCTATCACCTTGCGGTCGTCGTCGGCGGGACTTCCGCGGAAAGCGCCATGAAGACGCTGAAGCTGGCGTCCGTCGGATACCTCGACGGACTCCCCGCGAACGGAAGCCCGGGAGGCCGCGCCTTCCGGGACCGCGGCATGGAGGAGAAGCTGCTGAAGGCATCGCACCAGGTCGGCTTCGGCGCCCAGTTCGGCGGGAAGCACTTCGCACTCGATGTCCGCGTCGTCCGCCTGCCGCGCCACGGGGCATCCTGCCCGGTGGCGGTCGGCGTCTCCTGCGCGGCGGACCGGAACGTGAAGGCCAGGATCGACCGGGACGGGATCTGGATCGAGGAGCTCGACCGCGACCCGGGGCGGCTCATCCCGGAAAAGTACCGCGGGAAGGGCGGGCACCGCGCGGTCCCGATCGACCTGAACCGGCCGATGAAGGAGATCCTGACGGAGCTTTCGAAATACCCGGTCACGACGCAGGTCGCCCTCACGGGAACGATCGTCGTCGCAAGGGACATCGCCCACGCGAAGCTGAAAGAGCGGCTCGACCGGGGCGAGGGGCTCCCGCAGTACCTCAAGGACCACCCGGTCATCTACGCGGGTCCCGCCAAGATCCCGGAAGGGCTGCCGTCCGGCTCCTTCGGCCCCACCACCGCCGCCCGGATGGATCCGTACGTGGACCTGTTCCAGTCGCACGGCGCGTCGCTCATCATGATCGCGAAGGGGAACCGGACTCCGGCGATGACGGAGGCGTGCCGGAAGCACGGGGGGTT
This genomic interval carries:
- a CDS encoding CsgG/HfaB family protein is translated as MRKRLLLAGFLAACAAAAGCATAPPVTGPSTRESTPAAEMRDVKRPAAAPIMSHGPKLRVAVVKFQDKSAYGRGRLGPAIQDILTTELARSDKFIMITRQDLDLVLDEQDLARTATIKAGTGAKSGEVMGVNAIVTGVVSQFGVKQKSATYLVGASKTQTAEATVDVRVIDATTGRIIYAESGSGVHETSSTEVLGIGGRTGYDETMEGKAFRAAVSKFIDNMIRKMESIEWTGKVASVEGAEVTVNAGKKTGLAPGDRLTVFGEGREVIDPDTKMSLGRRPGPRKGEIEVVDFFGEDASIARVLSGSGFAVNDVVRFGK
- a CDS encoding GIY-YIG nuclease family protein — its product is MEKGTAMTTWWVYMIACRGGKIYTGTARDPQARFRAHREGKGAAFTRANPPVSLLRCVPFESRGAACREEAALKKLRREGKLSWSRGENPSGED
- a CDS encoding ferredoxin, with product MARVPYVKKRDCISCAACARTLPSVFRMDDEGFAEVYDPNGADEAAIQAAMDICPVSCIYWQE
- a CDS encoding fumarate hydratase codes for the protein MPEFHYENPFPLERDATRYRLLTKEYVSVGTFEGREILKVDPEGLAFLARQAFREVSFLLRPSHNEKMAAILADPEASPNDKGVALAMLRNAEVAAGFVLPFCQDTGTATIVGKKGQQVWTGARDEEFLSKGVYETYTEENLRYSQNAPLDMYEEINTETNLPAQIDLYATPGMKYDFLFVAKGGGSANKMSLFQETKALLNPESLEKFLVEKMKALGTAACPPYHLAVVVGGTSAESAMKTLKLASVGYLDGLPANGSPGGRAFRDRGMEEKLLKASHQVGFGAQFGGKHFALDVRVVRLPRHGASCPVAVGVSCAADRNVKARIDRDGIWIEELDRDPGRLIPEKYRGKGGHRAVPIDLNRPMKEILTELSKYPVTTQVALTGTIVVARDIAHAKLKERLDRGEGLPQYLKDHPVIYAGPAKIPEGLPSGSFGPTTAARMDPYVDLFQSHGASLIMIAKGNRTPAMTEACRKHGGFYLGTIGGPAALLAHENIRKLEPLEYPELGMEAIWKIEVVDFPAFILVDDKGNDFFKQVACGK
- a CDS encoding GNA1162 family protein, with amino-acid sequence MTVGAAGAFLRIQLAVLAFFALLLASGCAGRKDVRPTPPPPVPAGPKVAVAPMENMSNDLSASDIVRDAFAEGVSGRGYAVVPVLESDRMLREKLGISYGGQLPTTTPEEVCKALGVEGVFYGEVLEFHKTTTGIYNAATVSASFRLYGKGGALLWEGKDRQVRQDVVRGGGGNLGAEIIARGLGNLLLNPMTPIARRVGTNIAWKLPGGLLDNTTR